A window of the Brassica napus cultivar Da-Ae chromosome C5, Da-Ae, whole genome shotgun sequence genome harbors these coding sequences:
- the LOC125587763 gene encoding uncharacterized protein LOC125587763, with amino-acid sequence MQHIDAWINVLRKRYDANPQHFRSERMFFLDHLFAQKWRFNFKDFKGSEPDQNGLGRRLPGGAWNYYAGTIPSFCQSNKVWGTDIDDIYAPVNFADTHWIAMLISIPKRHIVVFDSICSSISPEELDVVMEPFLYMVPYLLVECASSDEQRAQYSLEPFTYERPTNIPPAGAGDCGVYTLNYIECHALGIEFSKKDFAKANGKSMRDKIAVDIFQELPDTHEFENKDMDDNLDVYDG; translated from the coding sequence atgcagcatattgatgcttggattaatgtgctgaggaagaggtacgacgctaacccacaacatttcaggagcgagagaatgttcttccttgatcatctctttgctcagaaatggagattcaacttcaaggattttaAGGGCTCGGAGCCCGATCAGAAtggtttaggaagaagactccctggtggggcgtggaattattatgcaggcactataccatcattttgccaatcgaacaaggtttgggggacggatattgatgatatctatgcgccagtgaacttcgCCGACACTCATTGGATTGCTATGTtaatatcgatccctaagaggcacatagtcgtctttgacagcatttgttccagtatctccccagaagaactcgatgtggtaatggaaccttttctctacatggtcccttatctgcttgttgagtgcgcttccTCAGATGAACAACGTGCCCAATACAGCCTGGAgccattcacatatgagagaccgaccaatatacctccggccggagctggtgattgtggcgtgtacactctaaattatattgaatgtcatgctcttgggatagagtttagtaaaaaagactTTGCTAAGGCCAACGGGAAGAGTATGAGGGATAAGATAgcggtggatatatttcaagagcttcctgaCACGCATGAGTTCGAAAACAAGGACATGGATGACAACCTGGATGTGTATGACGGGTGA